From the genome of Solidesulfovibrio carbinolicus, one region includes:
- a CDS encoding IS110 family RNA-guided transposase encodes MAAIERFIGIDVSKETLDVHTLPDGNAFVFTNDPDGIKAICKKFSKIRPELIVLEATGGLQIPVATALSLKKFPVAVVNPRQVRDFAKATGRLAKTDKIDAEMLALFGKQLRPEVRPLKDEQAQELSAFMSRRNQLLRMLVMEKNRLSRSYGSVRNDIEKNIDWLEERLSEINTHLGALVRASPFWREQDNLLRSVPGVGEVLSTAILSNLPELGKLNRRAISALVGVAPMNCDSGKFRGKRRVFGGRSNLRSILYMAIMTAIRFNPVIRDFYKRLTEAGKPHKVAAVASMRKLVTILNAMVRSGQPWAHCES; translated from the coding sequence ATGGCTGCTATTGAGCGTTTTATTGGGATTGATGTTTCAAAGGAAACTCTGGACGTTCACACACTCCCTGATGGAAATGCCTTTGTTTTCACCAATGATCCAGACGGTATAAAGGCGATTTGCAAGAAGTTTTCCAAGATTAGGCCTGAGCTTATTGTCCTTGAGGCCACAGGTGGTCTTCAAATTCCTGTTGCCACGGCATTAAGCCTGAAGAAATTTCCTGTTGCTGTGGTCAATCCTCGCCAGGTCCGGGACTTCGCAAAGGCTACCGGGCGGCTGGCAAAGACTGACAAAATCGATGCAGAAATGCTGGCGCTCTTTGGGAAACAGCTCCGCCCTGAAGTGAGACCGTTGAAGGATGAACAGGCGCAGGAGCTTAGCGCATTTATGTCCAGACGGAACCAGCTATTGAGAATGCTCGTTATGGAGAAGAATCGTCTTTCGCGTTCCTATGGTTCAGTCAGAAATGACATAGAAAAAAATATCGATTGGCTTGAAGAGCGGTTGTCCGAAATCAATACTCATCTTGGTGCACTTGTCCGAGCAAGTCCCTTTTGGCGTGAACAGGACAATTTGCTTCGTAGTGTTCCTGGAGTTGGGGAAGTTCTATCAACAGCCATTCTTTCAAATCTTCCCGAGCTTGGAAAATTGAACCGCCGCGCGATATCTGCACTTGTTGGCGTTGCCCCAATGAATTGCGACAGTGGCAAGTTTCGTGGAAAACGTCGGGTTTTTGGTGGTCGCAGTAATCTTCGCTCCATTTTATATATGGCCATCATGACGGCAATTCGTTTCAACCCAGTAATTCGTGATTTCTATAAGCGACTGACGGAGGCTGGCAAGCCTCACAAAGTTGCAGCTGTCGCTTCCATGCGAAAGCTCGTGACGATTTTGAATGCAATGGTTCGATCCGGTCAACCCTGGGCGCACTGTGAAAGCTAG
- a CDS encoding coiled-coil domain-containing protein, translated as MASDKPLPDADDDIIDLTDLVEEGGAGNGAADDGVDMSFEQELDDLFGDAEPLPAKAPPAAAAPADAAGEDDLFDLAGFEVDDAPKAAAASDGEDDLIDLAGFEAEDAAPKATAAAADDDAIDLSNFGLDDDADDPLAGLGLDDDKPAPRAASAVAADEDDALDLTGLGLDDDAAPEAAAPDIADVSFEELGLGDTAKDADAEGSLDDIDFGDLDAAPAETAESASDSDEPMDLADLDFETATPEAAAAGEPEAVAAVLLADIDDDEAPKAVSDADIDALLAEPGDDEPLPDLLGTLPDVPEDDDALAAFEAAPDKPAPRDSLPEDDDLTDFADLPKAGELPAEAIPLAAAAAAAVAVGAAAMPAMAARAQAGPSVGGIDLGALDNLIDSSKAPAVEAETPAPDKALAGRIAALEAAAADLAGRLDALPPPPDENALAVALAGRLESALTLRVESLLAKYEPASDASSLKDDILAEVRASLEDHRAALLAELPPPAAASSGDLDATLERLRESLARLEALGQGRHTQFEDFARSMETSLAELRRELPDPEDFVTGKRLAEALDGLGETLAASLDERLAELRRELPDPEDFVTGKRLAEALDGLGKTLAADLSASLDARFEATAEAARQEIQTLAASLDERLADLAETARQVAVAEIRNLDARFDALAETAAATARQEAVSLAQTLELRLENLESERIDPEALAATLRQTLLADVASASALDNLTAAVDAAAQDARDALNGLGGRVTPGDLDAALNTLRASLLAELETAVPKAAAAVIREEIAVLLQEFAG; from the coding sequence ATGGCAAGCGACAAGCCCCTTCCCGATGCCGACGACGACATCATCGATCTCACCGACCTCGTGGAAGAGGGCGGCGCCGGGAATGGCGCGGCCGACGACGGCGTCGATATGAGCTTCGAACAAGAGCTCGACGATCTTTTCGGCGACGCCGAACCCCTGCCCGCCAAAGCGCCGCCGGCCGCAGCCGCCCCGGCGGATGCCGCCGGCGAGGACGATCTTTTCGACCTGGCCGGTTTCGAGGTCGATGACGCGCCCAAGGCCGCCGCCGCTTCGGACGGCGAGGACGACCTCATTGATCTGGCCGGCTTCGAGGCCGAGGACGCCGCCCCCAAGGCGACCGCCGCCGCAGCGGACGACGACGCCATTGATCTTTCCAATTTCGGCCTGGACGACGACGCCGACGATCCCCTGGCCGGCCTGGGCCTGGACGACGACAAACCCGCGCCGCGCGCCGCGTCCGCCGTTGCCGCCGACGAAGACGACGCCCTGGATCTCACCGGCCTGGGCCTGGACGACGACGCGGCCCCGGAGGCCGCCGCCCCCGATATTGCCGATGTCTCCTTCGAAGAGCTCGGCCTTGGCGACACCGCCAAAGACGCGGACGCCGAGGGCAGCCTGGACGACATCGATTTCGGCGACCTTGACGCCGCGCCCGCCGAGACCGCCGAGTCCGCCTCGGACAGCGACGAGCCCATGGACTTGGCCGACCTCGACTTTGAAACCGCCACGCCCGAAGCGGCCGCTGCCGGCGAACCAGAAGCCGTGGCCGCCGTCCTCCTGGCCGACATCGACGACGACGAAGCCCCCAAGGCCGTTTCCGACGCCGACATCGACGCGCTGTTGGCTGAACCCGGCGACGACGAGCCCCTGCCCGATCTGCTCGGCACGCTGCCCGACGTCCCCGAGGACGACGACGCCCTGGCCGCCTTCGAGGCCGCCCCGGACAAGCCCGCCCCGCGCGACTCCCTGCCCGAGGACGACGATCTGACCGATTTCGCCGATCTGCCCAAAGCCGGCGAGCTGCCGGCCGAGGCCATTCCCCTGGCCGCCGCCGCAGCAGCCGCCGTCGCCGTGGGCGCGGCCGCCATGCCGGCCATGGCCGCCCGCGCCCAGGCTGGGCCGTCCGTGGGCGGCATCGACCTCGGCGCTCTGGACAATCTCATCGATTCCTCCAAGGCCCCGGCCGTCGAGGCTGAAACCCCGGCCCCGGACAAGGCCCTGGCCGGCCGCATCGCCGCCCTGGAGGCCGCCGCCGCCGACTTGGCCGGCCGCCTCGACGCCCTGCCGCCGCCGCCCGATGAGAACGCCCTGGCCGTGGCCCTGGCCGGCCGCCTGGAAAGCGCGCTGACCCTTCGCGTCGAAAGCCTGCTCGCCAAGTACGAACCGGCCTCGGACGCCTCCAGCCTCAAGGACGACATCCTGGCCGAGGTGCGCGCCAGCCTGGAAGACCACCGCGCCGCCTTGCTGGCCGAACTGCCGCCGCCGGCCGCGGCCTCGTCCGGCGACCTCGACGCCACCCTGGAGCGCCTGCGCGAAAGCCTGGCCCGCCTCGAAGCCCTGGGCCAGGGACGCCACACCCAGTTCGAGGACTTCGCCCGCTCCATGGAAACCAGCCTGGCCGAACTGCGCCGGGAACTGCCCGACCCCGAAGATTTCGTCACCGGCAAGCGTCTGGCCGAAGCCCTGGACGGCCTGGGCGAAACCCTGGCCGCGAGCCTGGATGAACGCTTGGCCGAACTGCGCCGGGAATTGCCCGACCCCGAAGATTTTGTCACCGGCAAGCGTTTGGCCGAAGCCCTGGACGGCCTGGGCAAAACCCTGGCCGCCGACCTGTCCGCCAGCCTCGATGCCCGTTTCGAAGCCACGGCCGAGGCCGCTCGCCAGGAAATCCAAACCCTGGCCGCCAGTCTGGATGAACGCCTGGCTGACCTGGCCGAAACCGCCAGACAGGTCGCCGTCGCGGAGATCCGCAACCTCGACGCCCGGTTCGACGCCCTGGCCGAAACCGCCGCCGCCACGGCCCGCCAGGAGGCCGTCTCCCTGGCCCAGACCCTGGAGCTGCGCCTGGAAAACCTCGAAAGCGAGCGCATCGATCCCGAGGCCCTGGCCGCCACCCTGCGCCAAACCCTGCTCGCCGACGTCGCCTCGGCCAGCGCCCTGGACAATCTCACCGCCGCCGTGGACGCAGCCGCCCAAGACGCCCGCGACGCCTTAAACGGCCTCGGCGGCCGCGTCACCCCCGGCGACCTCGACGCCGCCCTCAACACCCTGCGCGCAAGCCTGCTGGCCGAACTCGAAACCGCCGTGCCCAAGGCGGCCGCCGCCGTCATCCGTGAGGAAATCGCCGTGCTGCTGCAGGAATTCGCCGGGTAG
- a CDS encoding cytochrome c3 family protein: MRKALVSCLMCASLVGFVGLPMVHAVDAPADGEIKAPEGMPATQSPVKFSHKGHAKIDCKACHHKGEASQKCSAAGCHDSLDPKDKTSDKSFYRAFHDMKSEKSCMGCHKKEAKGPTKCPECHPKKGA, encoded by the coding sequence ATGAGAAAAGCATTGGTTTCGTGTCTGATGTGCGCCTCGCTGGTGGGCTTTGTCGGCCTGCCCATGGTCCACGCCGTGGACGCTCCGGCTGACGGAGAGATCAAAGCCCCCGAGGGCATGCCTGCCACCCAGTCGCCGGTGAAGTTCTCCCACAAGGGACACGCCAAGATCGACTGCAAGGCCTGCCATCACAAGGGCGAAGCCTCGCAGAAGTGCTCTGCGGCCGGCTGCCATGACAGCCTTGATCCCAAGGACAAGACCAGCGACAAGTCGTTCTATCGTGCCTTCCACGACATGAAGAGCGAAAAGAGCTGCATGGGCTGCCACAAGAAGGAAGCCAAGGGCCCCACCAAGTGCCCTGAGTGCCACCCCAAGAAGGGCGCCTAA
- the cobJ gene encoding precorrin-3B C(17)-methyltransferase: MVGLGPGDAALLAPMAEAALAEAHCIVGYGPYVDLVSPALLAGKDVVATGMTGEVARCRAALEAAAAGRRVVLVSSGDAGVYGMAGLALEMLDAMGLPQALEFSVVPGIPAVCAAAALLGAPLTHDFAVISLSDLLTPLPVIEARLEAAFAADFVVAIYNPRSRKRSGHLAEALARAARHRDPQTPVGMVKNAFRPAQEIRLTSLAQADPDWADMLTLVVVGNSSSRLAAGRFLTPRGYAGKYALEG; the protein is encoded by the coding sequence GTGGTCGGGCTTGGCCCGGGCGACGCCGCGCTTTTGGCCCCCATGGCCGAGGCGGCCCTGGCCGAGGCGCATTGCATCGTCGGCTACGGCCCCTATGTCGATCTCGTGTCTCCGGCCTTGCTGGCCGGCAAGGACGTGGTGGCCACGGGCATGACCGGCGAGGTGGCCCGCTGCCGGGCCGCCTTGGAGGCGGCCGCCGCCGGCCGGCGGGTGGTGCTCGTGTCCAGCGGCGACGCCGGGGTCTACGGCATGGCCGGGCTGGCCCTGGAAATGCTCGACGCCATGGGGCTGCCCCAGGCCCTGGAATTTTCCGTGGTCCCGGGCATCCCGGCCGTGTGCGCGGCGGCGGCCTTGCTCGGCGCGCCGCTGACCCACGATTTCGCGGTCATTTCGCTCTCCGACCTGCTCACCCCCCTGCCGGTCATCGAAGCGCGCCTGGAGGCGGCCTTTGCCGCCGATTTCGTGGTCGCCATCTATAATCCCCGCTCCCGCAAGCGATCGGGCCATCTGGCCGAGGCCCTGGCCCGGGCCGCCCGGCATCGCGACCCGCAAACGCCGGTGGGCATGGTGAAAAACGCCTTCCGCCCGGCCCAGGAGATCCGGCTCACCAGCCTGGCCCAGGCCGATCCCGACTGGGCCGACATGCTCACCCTGGTGGTGGTCGGCAACAGCTCCAGCCGTCTGGCCGCCGGCCGTTTCCTCACCCCGCGCGGCTATGCCGGCAAGTACGCCCTGGAGGGCTGA
- a CDS encoding cobalt-precorrin 5A hydrolase yields MNAPTPGDVAVYAVTAKGLALGRALARELPATLFAPARLAGDGAVPFESLSALVAETFHQRRAHVFLCACGIAVRAVAPHLRGKAADPAVVCLDDTATFAVSLLSGHLGGANDLARRLAGLTGAVAVVTTATDAAGAPAIELLARDAGLSLDNPVATRRINAALAAGELVAVFDPLGAFAPPEAAARHFVWVADPAEVGPDEPLALVDWRAGPETPTRLYLRPRVLVAGIGCRKGASAEAILELVDAACRQYRLAPASIGLVASIEAKGHEPGLLEAARRLGAATVFFPADALSGISVPHPSAMAAKHMGVESVCEAAAIVAANRGRLVAPKTKNAVATLALALAR; encoded by the coding sequence ATGAACGCACCCACGCCCGGCGACGTCGCCGTCTATGCCGTCACGGCCAAGGGGCTGGCCCTGGGCCGCGCCCTGGCCCGGGAGCTGCCGGCAACGCTTTTCGCCCCGGCCCGGCTGGCCGGCGACGGGGCCGTGCCCTTTGAATCCCTGTCGGCGCTGGTGGCCGAAACCTTCCACCAGCGCCGCGCCCATGTTTTCCTGTGCGCCTGCGGCATCGCCGTGCGGGCCGTCGCGCCGCATCTTCGCGGCAAGGCCGCCGATCCGGCCGTGGTCTGCCTGGACGACACCGCGACCTTTGCCGTAAGCCTGCTGTCCGGCCATCTGGGCGGGGCCAACGACCTGGCCCGGCGTCTGGCCGGCCTGACCGGGGCCGTGGCCGTGGTCACTACCGCCACCGACGCGGCCGGCGCGCCGGCCATCGAACTGCTCGCCCGGGACGCCGGCCTGTCCCTGGACAACCCCGTCGCCACGCGCCGCATAAACGCCGCCCTGGCCGCCGGGGAGCTGGTGGCCGTGTTCGATCCCCTGGGCGCGTTCGCCCCGCCCGAAGCCGCCGCACGGCATTTCGTCTGGGTGGCCGATCCGGCCGAGGTCGGGCCGGACGAACCCCTGGCGTTGGTGGACTGGCGGGCCGGGCCGGAAACGCCCACGCGGCTCTATCTGCGCCCGCGCGTCCTGGTCGCCGGCATCGGCTGCCGCAAGGGGGCGAGCGCCGAGGCTATCCTGGAGCTCGTTGACGCCGCCTGCCGCCAGTATCGGCTGGCCCCGGCCAGCATTGGGCTCGTGGCCAGCATCGAGGCCAAGGGCCACGAGCCGGGGTTGCTCGAAGCGGCCCGGCGGCTTGGGGCGGCAACCGTATTTTTTCCCGCCGACGCACTGTCCGGCATAAGCGTGCCCCATCCCTCGGCGATGGCGGCCAAACATATGGGAGTGGAAAGCGTATGCGAAGCGGCGGCGATTGTGGCGGCAAACCGGGGCAGGCTCGTGGCCCCGAAGACCAAAAACGCCGTGGCGACGCTGGCCCTGGCCCTGGCGCGCTGA
- a CDS encoding lysozyme inhibitor LprI family protein yields MFARCVLALALVLAVPATAALAQSQAAYNAAACAALKKADAELNAVYAAILKKNADDKNFIDKLKVAQRAWVAFRDAEMAARYPARDKWEYGSAFDLCWCNGLAALTQQRTEQLKPWRDGIPEGDVCTGSYPVR; encoded by the coding sequence ATGTTCGCACGGTGTGTCTTGGCGTTGGCGCTGGTGCTGGCCGTCCCGGCCACGGCGGCCCTGGCCCAGTCCCAGGCGGCCTACAACGCCGCCGCTTGCGCGGCCCTCAAAAAGGCCGACGCCGAACTCAACGCCGTCTACGCGGCCATCCTCAAGAAAAACGCCGACGACAAGAATTTCATCGACAAGCTCAAGGTCGCCCAGCGGGCCTGGGTGGCCTTCCGCGACGCCGAAATGGCCGCCCGCTACCCGGCCAGGGACAAGTGGGAGTATGGCTCGGCCTTTGACCTGTGTTGGTGCAACGGCCTGGCCGCCCTGACGCAGCAACGCACGGAGCAATTAAAGCCCTGGCGCGACGGCATCCCCGAAGGCGACGTCTGCACGGGCAGCTATCCGGTGCGGTAG
- a CDS encoding sensor histidine kinase, translating to MADTHDFPDIQERLLALEEAFADRNGYRFKKSLSELRRAIKMRANAVALAQAEILDSRKENERNRKQCVDLQAKLKTVVDRFEGSFTAFEKFRKAIRVVELMRGHEDLPAVLERIKDLFGLRAVSLLLDAGEYAPFEPPGARLAEAGALKAKLAELMPKGVGPGPFMGTIRAVPDPEFFFGQGFCAERKVLLLGSCFIYPLRDKFSPQKLVGVLSFFDSNPTRYTSEKGSEFATHFADILGYTIVDVTDRKKAERLREDVERMTRHDLKSPLTAVLTLPQLLRRDGNLTERQNDMLSLMQHAGYRMLNMINQSLDLYRMERGVYELSPQMVDILPILDNISGELRGVIEASDLALDVLVRGRPRQDGDAFAVRGEEMLLYTMLSNLIKNALEASPPGQRVVVTLAEGKTLDVAVYNAGAVPAAVRQRFFTKFATAGKKDGTGLGAYGAKLIAETHGAKIAMATSEQKGTTVTVSFPKPRTAAHAQTNTKTMTKMPPAAGRG from the coding sequence ATGGCCGATACCCACGATTTTCCCGACATCCAGGAACGCCTCCTCGCCCTGGAGGAGGCTTTTGCCGACCGCAACGGCTACCGGTTTAAAAAATCCCTGTCCGAGCTGCGCCGCGCCATCAAGATGCGGGCCAACGCCGTGGCCCTGGCCCAGGCCGAGATTCTCGACAGCCGCAAGGAAAACGAACGCAACCGCAAGCAGTGCGTGGATTTGCAGGCCAAGCTCAAGACCGTGGTGGACCGCTTCGAGGGCAGTTTCACGGCCTTTGAGAAGTTCCGCAAGGCCATCCGGGTGGTGGAGCTCATGCGCGGCCACGAGGATCTGCCGGCCGTGCTGGAGCGCATCAAGGATCTCTTTGGCCTGCGGGCCGTGAGCCTGCTGCTCGACGCCGGGGAATACGCCCCCTTCGAACCGCCCGGGGCGCGTCTGGCCGAGGCCGGGGCGCTTAAAGCCAAGCTGGCCGAACTCATGCCCAAGGGCGTCGGGCCAGGGCCGTTTATGGGCACCATCCGGGCCGTGCCCGATCCGGAATTCTTTTTCGGCCAGGGCTTTTGCGCCGAACGCAAGGTGCTGCTTTTGGGCTCGTGCTTCATCTATCCCCTGCGCGACAAGTTCAGCCCCCAAAAGCTCGTCGGCGTCTTGAGCTTTTTCGACTCCAACCCCACCCGCTACACCAGCGAGAAGGGCTCGGAGTTCGCCACCCACTTCGCCGACATCCTGGGCTACACCATCGTCGACGTCACGGACCGCAAAAAGGCCGAGCGCCTGCGCGAGGACGTGGAGCGCATGACCCGCCACGACCTCAAGTCGCCGCTGACCGCCGTCCTGACCCTGCCCCAGCTCCTTCGCCGCGACGGCAACCTGACCGAGCGCCAAAACGACATGTTAAGCCTCATGCAGCACGCCGGCTACCGCATGCTCAACATGATCAACCAGTCCCTGGATCTCTACCGCATGGAGCGCGGCGTCTACGAACTCTCCCCCCAGATGGTCGATATCCTGCCCATCCTCGACAACATTTCCGGCGAACTGCGCGGGGTCATCGAGGCCAGCGACCTGGCCCTGGATGTCCTCGTGCGGGGCCGCCCCCGCCAGGACGGCGACGCCTTTGCCGTGCGCGGCGAGGAAATGCTCCTCTACACCATGCTCTCCAACCTGATCAAAAACGCCCTGGAAGCCTCGCCGCCCGGCCAGCGCGTGGTCGTGACCCTGGCCGAAGGCAAGACCCTGGACGTGGCCGTGTACAACGCCGGCGCCGTGCCGGCCGCCGTGCGCCAGCGGTTTTTCACCAAGTTCGCCACCGCCGGCAAAAAAGACGGCACCGGACTTGGGGCCTACGGAGCCAAGCTCATCGCCGAAACCCACGGGGCCAAGATCGCCATGGCCACCTCCGAACAGAAAGGCACCACCGTCACGGTGTCGTTTCCCAAGCCGCGTACGGCGGCACATGCGCAAACGAATACGAAGACGATGACGAAGATGCCTCCGGCGGCCGGGAGGGGGTAA
- a CDS encoding D-alanyl-D-alanine carboxypeptidase family protein — protein sequence MHHVLRASILAAIALLVLVVAPLADPAQALAKEQPAKSQAKPAAKKSAKAETAPKAKKPANAAKAAAPSKAPHPAKAALADSPAPKPRRAKKGELPAKTDIENEEGDIGACAVGSPLTVKSAILWNMNTGEVLYEQNPDVQIPPASLTKVLTLYILFDAIRQGRLRPWDVIEVSQRAATQGGSNMRLRSGEQVKVTDLIKGIAVASANDACMAIADNLENGNAEAFVALMNDTAKRLGMSNSVFFNPNGLPADGQVTTARDMLKLAAAYLEQFPKSLTIHSMQYFTHNNRQRHNANSLLGRYEGVDGLKTGFVCASGYNIVATAMRGDTRLIAVVLGSRNPRVRERETAKLLDKGFKMVQAKKAAGPTPVAAATPPAAPAQAVGQP from the coding sequence ATGCATCACGTACTTCGCGCCAGCATTCTGGCCGCCATAGCCCTCCTGGTCCTGGTCGTCGCGCCCCTGGCCGATCCGGCCCAGGCCCTGGCCAAGGAACAGCCCGCCAAATCCCAGGCCAAACCGGCCGCCAAGAAATCGGCCAAGGCCGAAACCGCCCCCAAGGCCAAAAAACCGGCCAATGCCGCCAAGGCCGCCGCGCCGTCCAAAGCGCCCCACCCGGCCAAGGCCGCCCTGGCCGACAGCCCGGCCCCAAAACCCCGCCGGGCCAAAAAAGGCGAGCTCCCGGCCAAGACCGACATCGAAAACGAGGAAGGCGACATCGGAGCCTGCGCCGTGGGGTCGCCGCTGACCGTCAAGTCCGCCATCCTGTGGAACATGAACACCGGCGAGGTGCTCTACGAGCAGAACCCGGACGTGCAGATTCCGCCTGCTTCGCTGACCAAGGTGCTCACGCTCTACATCCTCTTCGACGCCATCCGCCAGGGCCGGCTGCGCCCCTGGGACGTCATCGAGGTTTCCCAGCGGGCCGCGACCCAGGGCGGCTCCAACATGCGCCTGCGCTCGGGCGAGCAGGTCAAGGTCACGGACCTCATCAAGGGCATTGCCGTGGCCTCGGCCAACGACGCCTGCATGGCCATCGCCGACAACCTGGAGAACGGCAACGCCGAGGCCTTCGTGGCGCTCATGAACGACACGGCCAAGCGCCTGGGCATGAGCAACTCCGTGTTTTTCAATCCCAACGGCCTGCCGGCCGACGGCCAGGTGACCACGGCCCGGGATATGCTCAAACTCGCCGCCGCCTACCTGGAGCAGTTCCCCAAATCGCTCACCATCCACTCCATGCAATATTTCACCCACAACAACCGCCAGCGCCACAACGCCAATTCGCTGCTGGGCCGCTACGAAGGCGTGGACGGGCTCAAGACCGGCTTCGTGTGCGCCTCGGGCTACAACATCGTGGCCACGGCCATGCGCGGCGACACGCGGCTTATCGCCGTGGTGCTCGGGTCGCGCAACCCGCGCGTGCGCGAGCGCGAGACCGCCAAATTGCTGGATAAGGGCTTCAAGATGGTCCAGGCCAAAAAGGCCGCCGGCCCAACGCCCGTGGCGGCCGCGACGCCGCCGGCCGCGCCGGCCCAGGCCGTGGGACAGCCCTGA